One Thermodesulforhabdaceae bacterium DNA window includes the following coding sequences:
- a CDS encoding DUF554 domain-containing protein, protein MVGTIINIGAVSAGSILGVLLGNRFPQRIQETVFDALGLLTLFIGFQMSFKTENMLIILGALLAGGVMGELLRIEDRLNRIGEILQRTFSMEKQRKFVEGFVTASLLFCVGPMAILGSIRDGLAGDYTILAVKSMLDGFASLGFSSALGWGVIFSTLTILVFQGGITLSAVWIQQFLTVSMVNEMTATGGLIIVGIGLRLLKIRDIRVGNFLPALLIAPATVLALDKIKTWLELAGPIK, encoded by the coding sequence ATGGTGGGAACTATTATCAACATTGGGGCAGTGTCAGCAGGCTCAATACTTGGTGTTTTGCTCGGGAATAGATTTCCTCAACGCATCCAGGAAACCGTATTCGACGCTCTTGGTTTACTCACCCTCTTTATTGGCTTTCAAATGTCTTTCAAAACAGAAAATATGCTTATCATACTGGGAGCTCTTCTTGCCGGGGGCGTTATGGGAGAACTTTTACGAATCGAAGATCGATTAAACCGTATTGGGGAAATCCTTCAACGCACTTTTTCCATGGAAAAACAAAGGAAGTTTGTGGAAGGTTTTGTGACAGCAAGTCTTCTTTTTTGTGTTGGGCCCATGGCTATTCTAGGATCGATTCGAGACGGACTTGCGGGAGATTATACTATTCTCGCCGTAAAATCTATGCTCGATGGCTTCGCCTCTCTTGGCTTTTCTTCAGCTCTCGGATGGGGGGTCATCTTTTCTACTCTAACTATCCTTGTATTCCAGGGAGGCATCACTTTAAGTGCTGTATGGATCCAGCAATTTCTTACCGTCTCCATGGTAAATGAAATGACGGCCACAGGAGGCCTTATCATAGTTGGCATCGGTCTGAGGCTCCTAAAAATAAGAGATATCAGAGTAGGAAATTTCCTTCCGGCGCTGTTAATAGCTCCCGCTACAGTTCTAGCCCTTGACAAAATAAAAACATGGCTTGAACTGGCTGGACCAATAAAGTAG